In the Gymnodinialimonas sp. 202GB13-11 genome, one interval contains:
- the hppD gene encoding 4-hydroxyphenylpyruvate dioxygenase, producing MGPFPHDAPKAVIDATNVAGTDGFEFVEFAHLDPVALETLFSAMGYVEVARHKTRDISLYRQGDLNYVINRERDSHAGRFVDAHGPCAPAMAWRVVDAQHALKCAVDYGAEEYTGADKSLDVPAVVGIGGSLLYFVETYGEAGSPYAAEFDWIGEVDPKPEGAGFYYLDHLTHNVARGNMSTWYDFYAKAFNFREIKFFDIEGKQTGLFSRALTSPCGKIRIPINESKDETSQIEEYLNEYKGEGIQHIAVATEDIYGAVDRIAAAGIEFMPAPPDTYYEMSQARVHGHEEPIDRMKAHGILIDGEGVVDGGVTRILLQIFSKTVIGPIFFEFIQRKGDDGFGEGNFKALFESIEADQIERGVL from the coding sequence ATGGGACCTTTCCCGCATGATGCCCCGAAAGCCGTTATCGACGCGACCAATGTGGCCGGAACCGATGGGTTCGAATTCGTGGAATTTGCGCACCTCGATCCCGTGGCGCTTGAGACGCTGTTCTCTGCGATGGGGTACGTCGAGGTGGCGCGGCATAAGACACGCGACATCTCGCTCTACCGGCAGGGCGACCTCAACTATGTCATCAACCGCGAACGCGACAGCCATGCGGGCCGCTTTGTCGATGCACATGGGCCTTGCGCGCCCGCGATGGCCTGGCGGGTCGTTGATGCGCAACACGCGCTGAAGTGCGCGGTCGATTACGGGGCAGAGGAATATACCGGTGCCGACAAGTCGCTGGATGTGCCTGCGGTTGTGGGGATTGGTGGCTCGCTTCTGTATTTCGTCGAAACCTATGGCGAGGCCGGGTCGCCCTATGCGGCGGAGTTCGACTGGATTGGTGAGGTTGACCCGAAGCCCGAGGGCGCGGGCTTCTATTACCTCGATCACCTGACGCACAACGTTGCGCGGGGAAATATGAGCACGTGGTATGATTTCTATGCCAAGGCGTTCAATTTCCGCGAGATCAAGTTCTTCGACATCGAGGGCAAGCAGACGGGCCTGTTCTCCCGTGCGCTCACATCGCCTTGCGGAAAGATCCGTATCCCGATCAACGAGAGCAAGGATGAGACCAGCCAGATCGAGGAATACCTGAACGAATACAAGGGCGAAGGCATTCAGCACATCGCAGTGGCGACGGAGGATATCTACGGGGCTGTGGACCGGATCGCGGCGGCCGGGATCGAGTTCATGCCCGCCCCGCCCGACACCTATTACGAGATGAGCCAAGCCCGTGTGCATGGCCATGAAGAGCCGATTGACCGGATGAAGGCCCATGGCATCCTGATTGATGGTGAGGGTGTGGTGGATGGCGGGGTCACGCGCATCCTGCTTCAGATTTTCTCGAAAACTGTGATCGGCCCGATCTTCTTCGAGTTCATTCAGCGCAAAGGGGATGACGGGTTCGGCGAGGGCAACTTCAAGGCCCTGTTCGAGTCGATTGAGGCCGACCAGATCGAGCGAGGCGTTTTGTAG
- the bhcR gene encoding HTH-type transcriptional regulator BhcR, producing the protein MSDGESSPARRARGRPRGWNDKTEQNTIKSLDRAMEVFEHLSTLPGATLTELSEELSQSPATVYRIMVTLEGRGLVEFDQTTQMWHVGARAFVIGARYLRRTSLVERARPVLRQLMEDTGETANLGIARDTHVLFVGQVETHATIRAFFPPGTLSPMHASGIGKALLAQMSDDRLSRLFATAPLDQFTAKTLIEPSTLRADLEATRERGYAIDDEEKNEGMRCIAAPIFDFSGGAIAGLSVSGPVSRVSLAKTEDLAASVVRAAQDLSQAMGAEG; encoded by the coding sequence ATGAGTGATGGCGAAAGCTCCCCCGCCCGGCGCGCAAGGGGCCGTCCGAGGGGATGGAACGATAAAACCGAACAGAACACTATCAAGTCGCTCGACCGGGCGATGGAGGTGTTTGAGCATCTATCGACCCTGCCGGGCGCGACCCTGACAGAATTGTCCGAGGAATTGAGCCAATCGCCCGCCACCGTCTACCGCATCATGGTGACGTTGGAGGGGCGCGGCTTGGTCGAATTCGATCAGACCACGCAGATGTGGCATGTCGGCGCGCGGGCCTTTGTGATTGGGGCGCGGTACTTGCGGCGCACTTCGCTGGTGGAACGCGCGCGGCCCGTATTGCGGCAATTGATGGAGGATACTGGCGAGACCGCGAACCTTGGCATTGCACGGGACACACATGTGCTGTTCGTGGGGCAGGTCGAAACCCATGCGACGATCCGAGCCTTCTTTCCGCCCGGAACGCTATCGCCCATGCATGCGTCCGGTATTGGCAAGGCGCTGCTGGCGCAAATGAGTGATGACCGCCTGTCACGACTTTTCGCGACGGCGCCGTTGGACCAGTTCACCGCGAAGACATTGATTGAGCCTTCGACCCTTCGCGCTGATCTGGAGGCCACACGAGAGCGTGGGTATGCGATTGATGATGAAGAGAAAAATGAAGGGATGCGCTGCATTGCGGCGCCGATCTTTGATTTCAGTGGAGGGGCGATTGCCGGCCTGTCCGTGTCTGGCCCCGTGAGCCGGGTGAGCCTAGCCAAGACCGAGGATTTGGCCGCGTCCGTTGTGCGGGCGGCGCAGGACTTGTCGCAAGCGATGGGGGCGGAGGGCTAG
- a CDS encoding glycosyltransferase family 2 protein: MQHLKNHSKHGEVLAVSMMKDEAPFLLEWFAHHLAVGFTNILVYTNDCSDGTDTMLMRLEELGLGHHRINDIAEGIKPQPSALKHAQHEPIVRQADWVLVFDADEFLCIRHPSGTVEGMIDDAVAQNANGIVITWRIYGSGGVIDWSRDPVTEQYTRAAPPLWNKGWGVKTLFKFEPTHWNLGIHRPKIKNKWLETDYPDSIKWLNGSGRPMEDYFKFRGWRSIRRTLGYDWCQMNHYAVKSVDSYAVRKFRGNVNNKKDKYNADYWSLQDRNEVEDRTALIHAERRAEIMEELLKDPVLNELHFAALERVEARLDEYRQTEAYTQLRDSLIEAGKVPITQVEAKPPQARDPAKIAALMSRVEKQANDKPKEERRNETVAGWAAADGDPYVENIDVSGEIGLEWVPNHDIELPADPRVFSPESLDVIILGRFERRHARNIAGYLEDCPRVLDIGAGIGFIGMRTIKISEGLTYMVQDGRSALIVYGRDLAKRAGLDDTSRLKFTDGPLMIDGAPTGLQAYISDFNPTALRLSRAADVPADNLADIDMPNVRRVLIPIISEDQANQYRADYGPVLEAKGFKEDPDRASSGSLQFDRSEESGAA, encoded by the coding sequence GTGCAGCACCTGAAAAACCACTCCAAACACGGTGAAGTCCTCGCCGTGTCGATGATGAAGGACGAAGCGCCGTTCCTGCTGGAATGGTTCGCCCACCATCTCGCCGTGGGCTTCACCAACATCCTCGTCTACACCAACGACTGCTCCGACGGCACCGACACGATGCTGATGCGGCTTGAGGAATTGGGCCTTGGCCATCACCGCATCAACGACATCGCCGAAGGCATCAAGCCCCAGCCTTCCGCCCTAAAACATGCGCAACACGAACCCATCGTGCGCCAAGCGGACTGGGTCCTTGTGTTCGATGCCGATGAATTCCTCTGCATCCGCCATCCCTCCGGCACGGTCGAAGGCATGATCGACGACGCGGTTGCCCAAAACGCCAACGGCATCGTCATCACCTGGCGCATCTACGGCTCAGGCGGGGTGATCGACTGGTCCCGCGATCCGGTGACGGAGCAATACACTCGCGCAGCCCCCCCGCTCTGGAACAAAGGCTGGGGCGTTAAGACGCTGTTCAAATTCGAGCCAACCCACTGGAACCTCGGCATCCACCGACCCAAGATCAAAAACAAATGGCTTGAGACGGACTACCCCGACTCCATCAAATGGCTCAACGGCTCCGGCCGCCCGATGGAGGATTACTTCAAGTTCCGCGGCTGGCGCTCGATCCGCCGCACGCTCGGCTACGATTGGTGCCAGATGAACCACTATGCGGTAAAATCGGTCGACAGCTACGCGGTGCGCAAATTCCGCGGCAACGTGAACAACAAGAAAGACAAGTACAACGCCGATTACTGGTCGCTTCAGGACCGAAACGAGGTCGAAGACCGCACCGCCCTGATCCACGCCGAAAGGCGCGCCGAGATCATGGAAGAGCTTCTCAAAGACCCCGTCCTGAATGAGCTTCACTTCGCCGCCCTCGAACGGGTCGAAGCCCGCCTCGATGAATACCGCCAGACGGAGGCCTATACGCAGCTTCGCGATAGTCTGATTGAGGCCGGCAAAGTCCCGATCACCCAAGTCGAAGCCAAGCCGCCCCAAGCCCGCGACCCCGCCAAGATTGCCGCCCTGATGAGCCGGGTGGAAAAGCAGGCCAACGACAAACCCAAGGAAGAACGCCGCAACGAAACCGTTGCCGGATGGGCCGCCGCCGATGGGGACCCCTATGTTGAGAATATCGACGTCTCAGGCGAAATCGGTCTTGAATGGGTGCCCAACCACGATATCGAACTGCCCGCCGACCCGCGCGTCTTCTCGCCTGAAAGCCTTGATGTCATCATCCTCGGCCGGTTCGAACGACGCCATGCGCGCAACATCGCGGGTTATCTCGAAGATTGCCCGCGCGTGCTCGATATCGGGGCGGGCATCGGCTTTATCGGGATGCGCACGATCAAGATCAGCGAGGGCCTGACCTACATGGTGCAGGACGGCCGCAGCGCGCTGATTGTCTATGGCCGCGATCTCGCCAAACGCGCAGGCCTTGATGACACCAGCCGCCTGAAATTCACCGATGGCCCACTGATGATCGACGGCGCGCCGACGGGCCTTCAGGCCTATATCTCCGATTTCAACCCAACCGCCCTGCGCCTGTCCCGCGCGGCGGATGTGCCCGCTGACAACCTCGCGGACATCGACATGCCGAACGTGCGCCGCGTCCTGATCCCGATCATTTCTGAGGATCAGGCGAACCAGTACCGCGCCGATTACGGCCCGGTTCTGGAGGCAAAAGGGTTCAAGGAGGACCCGGACCGCGCCAGTTCCGGTTCCCTGCAGTTTGACCGTAGCGAAGAAAGTGGCGCGGCGTGA
- a CDS encoding AMP-binding protein, producing the protein MTDRPWTAFYQPGARTEIEAPAYRNLGDLIGSVAETYGKAPAFTCCLPNGMNGTLSFAQVDEMSDAFAVYLREVAGLNAGDRVAVQMPNSLSFPVAAFGVLKAGCVLVNVNPLYTAEEMAKQFEDAQPHALVIVDMFADKIPAATKGHPIPNIIVTRVAEFLPVLPRGIAGLVQKYWDRSVKPIEIAHIRLPAALAAGRAHRDSERIEVEAYHQGVDADDVAVLQYTGGTTGVSKGAMLTHSNLLHNMEQSMDLLSGLDRGKETILTALPLYHIFAFTVNMLAFYWMGSRNILIPNPRPLGNLKRAFENYKITFMTGVNTLFNGLTNEIWFTDSPPKHLKFAGAGGMALQASVAEKWEKITGKPVLQGYGLTETSPVLTFEPLGKSRPGTIGIPVPSTDIAILDEEGNRLPIGETGEIAAKGPQIMKGYLDKPDETAKVMSGDYFLTGDIGIMDPDGYIRIVDRKKDMVVVSGFNVYPNEIEDVLAAHPAVTEAAVIGVPDEASGEAVKAFVVLQDTSVTTDAIRAYCKEHLTAYKVPKRVEIRDDLPKSNVGKILRKDLRAEEMKGA; encoded by the coding sequence ATGACTGACCGCCCCTGGACCGCGTTCTACCAGCCTGGCGCACGGACAGAGATCGAGGCACCGGCCTATCGCAACCTGGGCGATCTGATCGGCTCGGTGGCCGAGACCTATGGCAAAGCCCCCGCCTTCACTTGCTGCCTGCCCAACGGCATGAACGGCACGCTCAGCTTTGCGCAAGTCGATGAGATGTCGGATGCCTTCGCGGTCTACCTGCGCGAAGTCGCGGGCCTGAACGCAGGCGACCGTGTCGCCGTGCAGATGCCAAACTCCCTCAGCTTCCCCGTCGCGGCCTTCGGTGTGCTCAAGGCGGGCTGCGTGCTCGTCAACGTGAACCCCCTCTACACCGCGGAAGAGATGGCTAAACAGTTCGAAGATGCCCAGCCCCACGCTCTGGTCATCGTCGACATGTTCGCCGACAAGATCCCGGCCGCCACCAAAGGCCACCCGATCCCTAATATCATCGTCACTCGCGTGGCCGAATTCCTCCCCGTCTTGCCGCGCGGGATCGCAGGGCTAGTCCAGAAATACTGGGATCGCTCGGTCAAACCGATTGAGATCGCCCATATCCGCCTGCCTGCCGCCCTCGCCGCAGGCCGCGCGCATCGTGACAGTGAACGCATTGAGGTTGAGGCCTATCACCAGGGCGTCGATGCCGATGATGTCGCTGTCCTTCAATATACCGGTGGCACCACCGGCGTGTCCAAAGGCGCGATGCTGACCCATTCCAATCTGCTCCATAATATGGAGCAATCGATGGACCTGCTTAGCGGGCTGGATCGCGGCAAGGAAACGATCCTGACGGCCTTGCCGCTCTACCACATCTTCGCGTTTACCGTGAACATGCTGGCCTTCTACTGGATGGGCTCGCGCAACATCCTCATCCCGAACCCGCGCCCCTTGGGCAATCTCAAACGCGCGTTCGAGAACTACAAGATCACCTTCATGACCGGCGTGAACACGCTCTTTAACGGGCTCACGAACGAGATCTGGTTCACCGACAGTCCACCTAAACACCTAAAGTTTGCGGGCGCAGGTGGCATGGCGCTGCAAGCCTCCGTCGCCGAGAAATGGGAAAAGATCACCGGCAAGCCCGTGCTTCAAGGCTACGGCCTGACGGAAACCTCACCGGTCCTCACCTTTGAGCCTTTGGGCAAATCGCGCCCCGGCACCATCGGCATCCCCGTGCCCTCCACCGACATCGCGATCCTCGATGAAGAGGGCAATCGCCTGCCTATCGGCGAGACCGGAGAGATCGCCGCCAAAGGCCCGCAGATCATGAAGGGTTATCTCGACAAACCCGACGAGACCGCCAAGGTCATGTCCGGCGATTATTTCCTCACCGGTGACATCGGGATCATGGACCCGGACGGCTATATCCGCATCGTCGACCGAAAGAAGGACATGGTCGTCGTGTCCGGCTTCAACGTCTATCCCAACGAGATCGAAGACGTCCTCGCCGCCCACCCCGCCGTGACCGAGGCCGCCGTGATCGGCGTGCCGGACGAGGCCAGCGGCGAAGCGGTGAAGGCCTTCGTCGTGCTCCAGGACACCAGCGTCACCACCGACGCGATCCGCGCCTACTGCAAGGAGCATCTCACGGCCTACAAGGTACCCAAACGGGTGGAAATCCGCGACGATCTGCCAAAATCCAATGTCGGCAAGATCCTCCGCAAAGATCTGCGCGCCGAAGAAATGAAGGGGGCCTGA
- a CDS encoding bile acid:sodium symporter family protein, with protein MVDETTQALLGIMVAVIMLGMGASLTPRDFYLALKRPYGLLIGLFCQFGFMPFLGFLFVSILVVPDPIVIGILLMACMPGGTTSNIFTYFSKGNLSLSLLMTVTSTVTGIVLIPVILLLYASTLDIEIPAREFIPTLVVLIVPVLLGMGLRKLNANIGAVMEFTGSILGVLFIILIAATWVPANWQFLLDTQAAIYIAAIGLGIIGISLGYAFARLIRLHPRNARTVALETGIQNGPLAIAIIVFTFPPDQQQAIMAVPALYSLFIVIVSTGVTLFFRRANTAAEQKLPDSLL; from the coding sequence ATGGTCGATGAAACCACCCAAGCGCTCCTCGGCATCATGGTCGCAGTCATCATGCTCGGCATGGGCGCTTCGCTCACGCCGCGCGATTTCTATCTTGCCCTCAAACGTCCCTATGGCCTGCTGATCGGGCTTTTCTGCCAGTTCGGCTTCATGCCGTTTCTCGGGTTCCTCTTTGTGTCGATCCTCGTCGTGCCCGATCCGATCGTGATCGGCATCCTGCTGATGGCCTGTATGCCCGGCGGTACGACGTCGAACATCTTCACCTATTTCTCCAAGGGCAATCTCTCCCTCAGTCTGCTGATGACGGTGACATCGACCGTGACGGGCATCGTCCTGATCCCGGTGATCTTGCTGCTTTATGCATCGACCCTCGACATCGAAATCCCGGCGCGCGAGTTCATCCCCACGTTGGTCGTCTTGATCGTCCCGGTGCTGCTGGGGATGGGCCTGCGCAAGCTCAACGCGAATATCGGGGCCGTGATGGAGTTCACCGGCTCAATCCTGGGCGTTCTGTTCATCATCCTGATCGCGGCCACCTGGGTGCCCGCAAACTGGCAATTCCTGCTCGATACGCAGGCGGCCATCTACATTGCGGCCATCGGGTTGGGCATCATCGGCATTTCATTGGGCTACGCCTTCGCCCGCCTGATCCGCCTGCACCCCCGCAACGCACGGACTGTGGCGCTTGAGACGGGCATCCAGAACGGCCCCCTAGCCATCGCGATCATCGTCTTCACCTTCCCGCCCGACCAGCAACAGGCGATCATGGCCGTGCCTGCGCTCTACTCGCTTTTCATCGTGATCGTCTCAACGGGCGTCACCCTCTTTTTCCGCCGCGCCAACACCGCCGCAGAACAGAAACTGCCCGACAGCCTGCTCTGA
- the xylB gene encoding xylulokinase → MTLLLGIDIGTSAVKLCLSDASGGVVTSVDAPLSLQTPFPGASEQEPDAWIAATQSAAHRLDENLRAQVTAIGLSGQMHGAVLLDASHAPIRPAILWNDSRAAHECEALEAALPEIGQIAGVPPMPGFTAPKLMWLAEHAPKDHVRIAHIMLPKDYVGLFLHGNLATDPSDAAGTCWFDQQARIWSDKACAASATKSEWLPPVLHGTDIAGALRPVAAEALGLPEGIPVAAGAGDGAAGAVGIGAVAAGDGFISLGTSGQLFVTTDSYRPNPASRIHAYAHTLPDLWFQMAAMLNGARPMAWLADLLGRPIPDLLAEAEAADPGPLFLPYLTGERTPHGDAEIRAGFWGLSEGTTHGAMMRAVVEAIAFSFADAQAAMADAGTKPDRLLAIGGGTRSDFLLQMIADVMGVELGRSDAAEVGPALGAARLAQIATGASVEEVATKPEVSRWFTPNPAAAEAMSRRLKGYRALYPALKSVNTALG, encoded by the coding sequence GTGACCCTTCTCCTTGGGATCGATATTGGCACCTCCGCCGTGAAGCTCTGTCTTTCAGATGCGAGCGGTGGCGTTGTGACCTCAGTCGATGCACCACTCAGCCTGCAAACGCCGTTCCCCGGTGCCAGTGAGCAGGAGCCTGACGCTTGGATTGCCGCCACGCAAAGCGCCGCACATCGGTTGGATGAAAACCTACGCGCGCAGGTCACGGCCATCGGCCTGTCCGGCCAGATGCACGGCGCGGTCTTGTTGGATGCGTCGCACGCGCCGATCCGTCCTGCTATCCTGTGGAATGACAGCCGGGCCGCGCACGAATGCGAGGCGTTGGAGGCCGCGCTGCCCGAGATCGGGCAGATTGCGGGGGTTCCGCCGATGCCGGGCTTTACTGCGCCAAAGCTAATGTGGCTGGCCGAACACGCGCCCAAGGACCACGTCCGGATCGCCCATATCATGTTACCCAAGGACTATGTGGGCCTGTTCCTCCATGGCAATCTGGCGACCGATCCGTCCGATGCCGCCGGGACCTGCTGGTTCGACCAACAGGCCCGAATCTGGTCAGACAAGGCGTGCGCGGCGTCTGCGACCAAGTCGGAATGGCTTCCGCCGGTCCTGCATGGCACAGATATTGCAGGCGCCTTGCGGCCAGTGGCGGCTGAGGCGTTGGGTCTGCCCGAGGGCATCCCCGTCGCCGCCGGAGCGGGCGATGGCGCAGCCGGTGCCGTCGGCATCGGGGCCGTTGCGGCGGGCGATGGTTTTATCTCGCTCGGCACATCTGGCCAGCTTTTCGTAACTACGGACAGCTATCGCCCCAATCCGGCCAGCCGCATCCATGCTTATGCCCACACATTGCCGGATCTGTGGTTCCAGATGGCGGCCATGCTCAACGGGGCGCGCCCCATGGCCTGGCTCGCAGATCTTCTTGGTCGTCCGATCCCCGACCTTCTGGCAGAGGCCGAGGCCGCCGATCCCGGCCCCCTCTTCCTGCCTTACCTCACAGGCGAACGCACGCCGCACGGCGATGCGGAGATTCGCGCAGGCTTCTGGGGCCTCAGCGAAGGCACCACCCACGGCGCCATGATGCGCGCGGTGGTCGAGGCGATCGCCTTTTCCTTCGCCGATGCGCAGGCGGCCATGGCAGACGCGGGCACCAAGCCAGACCGCCTGTTGGCCATTGGCGGCGGCACCCGCAGCGACTTCTTGTTGCAGATGATCGCAGACGTCATGGGGGTGGAGCTTGGCCGATCGGACGCCGCCGAGGTCGGCCCGGCCCTCGGCGCAGCCCGCCTCGCGCAGATAGCGACCGGCGCTTCTGTCGAAGAGGTCGCCACAAAACCCGAAGTCTCGCGCTGGTTCACCCCTAATCCGGCAGCGGCGGAGGCTATGTCCCGCCGCCTCAAGGGCTACCGAGCCCTCTATCCTGCCCTGAAATCAGTAAACACTGCGCTCGGCTAG